The candidate division KSB1 bacterium genome contains the following window.
ACTGGCTCGTAGAACCGGATCAAGTAAAGGATGAATGGGAATGATAAGATAACCAATCCTTTATAGATGATTCTTTCGATCAAACAATAGTTGTTAAAAACTGCGGTAATGAAAAATAAACCGATTGCTATTCCAAACAATATCAAGATCCTATTGATTTCATATTTAACAGGATAAACTTTTTGGACAACGCGATAAGCGACAAACAAAGCGCTGAACTGAGCAAAAACGGTAGCATAAACCGCGCCCATCATACCATATTTCGGAATTAGTAAAATCTGGATTACTATCGTTTGGATTGATTTTATTAAGAATAATATTCAG
Protein-coding sequences here:
- a CDS encoding polysaccharide biosynthesis C-terminal domain-containing protein, with amino-acid sequence MLFLIKSIQTIVIQILLIPKYGMMGAVYATVFAQFSALFVAYRVVQKVYPVKYEINRILILFGIAIGLFFITAVFNNYCLIERIIYKGLVILSFPFILYLIRFYEPVQLDRIRGSIKKWSGKILLLKLFKYK